In Xyrauchen texanus isolate HMW12.3.18 chromosome 45, RBS_HiC_50CHRs, whole genome shotgun sequence, a single window of DNA contains:
- the LOC127637501 gene encoding scavenger receptor cysteine-rich type 1 protein M130-like, which produces MYFSWTDSVNVRLVNGNSRCSGRVEVLHRGQWGTVCGRGWDKTDAEVVCREISCGKALAAPQYGYFGEGSGPIWMDNVRCSGSESTLKDCGSSGWGVHNCDHRYDAGVICSETINYGRFTRLADGPHLCSGRLEILDGNTWVSVCDAAFDQQDAEVVCRELDCGAPVQVLGAAAFGKGEGQMWTKEIQCRGNETLIRFCPSSSSRTCSHDNNVGLKCSGYSELRLDNGPDNCSGRVERQYFNEWGTVCDGCMDMRAASVLCGQLNCGIAVSVVGADWFGEGSGEIWADVFDCQGNETQLSQCPITSWSRAERSHRRNVGVICSNSSLALHDGRVRLSGERECEGEVEVYIHQVWRRVLLDSWSLTESSVVCRQLGCDSVLKFYSSSSSSPEHSHECVMGFQCSGSEAHLGNCSSPQTLNCSSTQQLSITCLSRGSIRLVGSGEDCAGRLEVFHNGSWGTVCDDSWDIKDAHVVCRQLQCGVALSNQQVPAWFGPGSGPIWLDELNCEGNEMSLWNCSSQVWGKHDCQHKEDVGVVCSEFKEIRLTDGCEGTVEVFYNGSWGNVCWNQMDRDTASLICQELNCGRSASDPGNSQGLKSNWLDQFKCRPHDSTLWQCPSSTWGENDCSEDEVAKISCSEESRDSPHSLLTCSTSQSPHQRQCSHHVPLRMSGKKGRCSGRLEVYHNAVWGSVCDDQWDIRDAQVVCRQLGCGAALSADGNAAFGAGEGVVWLNRVECRGNEIHLWDCPLSLNNHTDCSHKEDAGLTCADLSVSTTPAPTTSAFPRVSETKRRPARSTSITRPQNPPPLSIPPVVVIVFGAVLLLLLLPLIILIQQNRVMRRALFKWRHKTLTEAVYEEIDHRHTNRHNHFTQRGSLISEEQHSGYEDAELLSEKEFKTEYYDDVTNGSGIKEEMVKVVTPGYYDDVITDGLKPDCETVAEDSPERYDDVITTGHNFDIKKGILLFYCIY; this is translated from the exons ATGTATTTCTCATGGACAGACAGTGTTAACGTGAGACTTGTAAATGGGAACAGCCGCTGTTCTGGTAGAGTGGAGGTTCTTCATAGAGGTcagtggggaacagtgtgtgGTAGGGGATGGGATAAGACAGATGCTGAAGTGGTGTGTAGAGAGATCAGCTGTGGAAAGGCTTTAGCAGCACCACAGTATGGTTACTTTGGAGAAGGATCAGGACCAATCTGGATGGATAATGTGCGCTGTAGTGGATCAGAGTCTACACTGAAGGACTGTGGATCAAGTGGATGGGGTGTTCATAACTGTGATCATCGTTATGATGCTGGAGTTATCTGCTCAG aAACCATAAACTACGGAAGGTTTACAAGACTTGCTGATGGACCTCATCTGTGTTCTGGGAGATTAGAGATACTTGATGGAAACACGTGGGTTTCAGTGTGTGATGCTGCCTTTGACCAGCAGGATGCAGAGGTTGTGTGTAGAGAGCTGGACTGTGGGGCTCCTGTACAGGTGTTGGGAGCTGCTGCTTTTGGCAAAGGAGAGGGTCAGATGTGGACAAAAGAGATTCAGTGTAGAGGAAATGAAACACTCATTCGATTCTGTCCATCATCATCTTCAAGAACCTGCTCCCATGACAACAACGTGGGACTGAAATGTTCTG GTTACTCTGAGCTTAGATTGGACAACGGGCCAGATAACTGTTCTGGTCGAGTGGAGCGTCAGTATTTCAATGAGTGGGGAACAGTATGTGATGGATGTATGGATATGAGAGCTGCCAGTGTCCTCTGTGGACAGCTGAATTGTGGGATTGCTGTGTCTGTTGTGGGAGCGGACTGGTTTGGAGAGGGAAGTGGTGAAATCTGGGCTGATGTGTTTGATTGTCAGGGGAATGAAACACAACTCTCACAATGTCCCATCACTTCATGGAGTCGAGCTGAACGTTCTCATAGACGAAATGTTGGAGTCATCTGCTCAA ATTCGTCTCTGGCTCTTCATGATGGGCGAGTGCGgttgtctggagagagagagtgtgaggggGAGGTGGAAGTTTACATCCATCAGGTCTGGAGAAGAGTTCTGCTGGACTCCTGGAGTCTCACTGAATCCTCTGTGGTCTGCAGACAGCTGGGCTGTGACTCTGTGCTGAAATTCTACAGCTCCTCTTCATCCAGTCCTGAACACAGTCATGAGTGTGTGATGGGCTTCCAGTGCTCTGGGAGTGAAGCTCATCTGGGGAACTGCAgctctccacaaactctcaactgCAGCTCCACACAACAGCTGTCAATCACCTGCCTTA GTCGTGGGTCCATCAGGCTGGTGGGTTCTGGAGAAGACTGTGCAGGGAGGCTGGAGGTTTTTCACAACGGCTCATGGGGGACAGTGTGTGATGACTCCTGGGATATTAAAGATGCCCATGTGGTGTGCAGACAGCTGCAGTGTGGAGTGGCCCTCAGTAACCAGCAGGTACCAGCCTGGTTTGGTCCTGGTTCTGGACCCATATGGCTGGATGAGTTGAACTGTGAGGGGAATGAGATGTCCCTGTGGAACTGCTCTTCTCAGGTTTGGGGAAAACATGACTGTCAACACAAAGAGGATGTAGGAGTCGTGTGCTCAG AGTTCAAAGAGATCAGACTAACTGATGGTTGTGAAGGGACTGTGGAGGTTTTCTACAATGGATCATGGGGTAATGTATGCTGGAACCAGATGGACAGAGACACAGCGAGTCTGATCTGTCAAGAGCTGAACTGTGGAAGATCTGCCAGTGACCCCGGTAACTCACAAGGACTAAAGTCAAATTGGCTGGATCAATTTAAATGTCGTCCACATGACTCAACTCTGTGGCAGTGTCCATCTTCAACCTGGGGAGAGAATGACTGCAGTGAAGATGAAGTGGCCAAAATTTCCTGCTCTG AGGAGAGTCGTGATTCTCCACACAGTCTTCTGACATGTTCTACCTCACAATCGCCTCACCAGAGACAGTGTTCAC ATCATGTTCCTCTGAGAATGAGTGGAAAGAAAGGCCGGTGTTCAGGGAGACTGGAGGTGTATCATAACGCTGTGTGGGGTTCAGTCTGTGATGATCAGTGGGACATCAGGGATGCTCAGGTGGTCTGCAGGCAGCTGGGTTGTGGAGCAGCACTGAGTGCTGATGGGAATGCAGCCTTTGGTGCTGGTGAAGGTGTTGTGTGGCTGAACAGAGTCGAGTGCAGAGGGAATGAGATTCACCTGTGGGACTGTCCTCTCTCCCTGAATAACCACACAGACTGCTCACACAAAGAGGATGCTGGactcacctgtgcag ATTTGTCTGTGTCCACTACTCCTGCCCCAACAACATCAGCTTTTCCTCGAGTTTCAGAAACAAAAAGGAGACCAGCACGATCAACATCAATCACTCGTCCACAAaatcctcctcctctctccatCCCTCCAGTGGTTGTGATTGTATTTGGAGCTGTGCTCTTACTGCTCTTACTGCCACTCATTATACTGATTCAGCAGAACAGAGTGATGAGGAGAG CTCTCTTTAAGTGGAGACACAAGACTCTGACTGAAGCCGTTTATGAGGAGATTgatcacagacacacaaacagacacaatcaCTTCACTCAGAGGG GAAGTCTCATCTCTGAAGAACAGCATTCTGGGTATGAAGATGCTGAACTTCTCTCAG AAAAAGAGTTCAAGACTGAATATTATGATGACGTCACCAACGGCAGTGGCATAAAAG AAGAGATGGTAAAAGTAGTCACTCCGGGATactatgatgatgtcatcactgaTGGACTGAAACCAGATTGTGAGACCG TTGCAGAAGACTCACCTGAGAGGTACGATGATGTCATCACCACAGGACACAATTTTGATATTAAAAaaggtattttattattttattgcatttattaa